AAATCACCACATGTTCGACGCCTTGCGCGTGCAAACGGCTGGCGGCCTGCGCCTGCGCGGTCACCGAAACCACTTCGCAACCGAGCGCTTCGGCGAGTTCTTCGGTGTTCGGTTTGATCAGCCACGGCGCGGCCGCCAACCCTGCGCGCAAGGCCTCGCCGCTGGTGTCCAGCGCCACGTTCAAGCCGAGATTTTTCAAGCGCACGATCAACCCCTGCAACCACTGCGCAGTGACCCCGCGCGGCAAACTGCCGGCAACCACCACGGCATCGTGGCCCGGCGCGATCTGCTCGAGCCGATCAAGCAACGCCTGTTGCGCGGCGGCGCTGACCTGCGGGCCGGGGCCGTTGATGTCGGTGATGCGCCCGTCGCTTTCAGCCAGTTTGATATTGCTGCGGGTCTCGCCGGGCACGCGAATGAACGCGTCGACAAAACCGCGTTTGGCGAACAGGGTTTCGAACGCTTGCAGGTTGTCTTCACCGAGAAAACCGCTGACCGTCAGTTGATGCCCGAGGTCGGCGAGCACTTGCGCGACGTTCACGCCTTTACCGGCGGCGTGCGTGTGCATCTCGTCGCTGCGGTTGACCTGACCGGGCGCCAGCGCCGGCAATTCGACGGTGAGGTCGAGTGCCGGGTTGAGGGTCAGGGTTAGAATCTTGGCCATTACAGGGCCTCCACTAATGCGCGCACTTCATTGGCGCTGCCCACGGCCAAGGCCTCTTGGGCGAGAATTTGCGTCTGGGCCAGGTCGAGTTCGCGGATGCGTGCCTTGACCTCGGCGATGCTGCGTCCGGAAACACTGAGCTCGTCGACACCGAGGCCGACCAGCACCGGCACCGCCAGCGGGTCCGCCGCCAGTTCGCCGCACACGCCGACCCATTTGCCATTGGCATGCGCGGCACGCACGGTGATGTCGATCAGTTGCAGCACCGCCGGGTGCAAGCCGTCAGCCTGGGCCGACAAGGTCGGGTGCCCGCGATCGATGGCCAAGGTGTATTGGGTCAGGTCGTTGGTGCCGACGCTGAAAAAGTCCACTTCCTTGGCCAGCACCGGCGCCAGCAACGCTGCCGACGGCACCTCGATCATGATTCCCAGTTGCAGATCGGCGACCGGGATTTCCAGGCGCAAGCGCTCAGTCATGTCGCGCGCCTGCCGCCACTCATCGACGCTGCCGACCATCGGAAACATGATCCGCAATGGACGGTTGTCGGCAGCCCGCAGCAAGGCGCGCAATTGCGCTTCCATGATCTGCGGACGTTGCAGGGTCAGGCGA
The window above is part of the Pseudomonas prosekii genome. Proteins encoded here:
- the pfkB gene encoding 1-phosphofructokinase, giving the protein MAKILTLTLNPALDLTVELPALAPGQVNRSDEMHTHAAGKGVNVAQVLADLGHQLTVSGFLGEDNLQAFETLFAKRGFVDAFIRVPGETRSNIKLAESDGRITDINGPGPQVSAAAQQALLDRLEQIAPGHDAVVVAGSLPRGVTAQWLQGLIVRLKNLGLNVALDTSGEALRAGLAAAPWLIKPNTEELAEALGCEVVSVTAQAQAASRLHAQGVEHVVISHGADGVNWFSVGAAMHATPPKVSVVSTVGAGDSLLAGMLHGLLSADTPEQTLRTATAIAAMAVTQIGFGISDVAHLAQLEQGVRVRLLTEQ